The Eggerthella guodeyinii sequence GCGCTCCCTCGACGGGGACGCGCTGTCCACTATCGCTTTCCTCATGGGGCCCGACGACGGTCCGGGCTTCGTGCAGCAGCAGGGCGACATGCAGGTCGTGTACATGAGAACCGACGGAACCGTCACCTCGACGGACGGATTGGAGATCGAAGCCCTATGAAGCATCCCGCATCGGCCCGCCCTCGTAAGACGGGCATCATCTTCATCGCCGCCGTGCTGGCCGCCTCGCTGCTGGCCTGGGGCGGCATCCAGTTGGCGGTTGCCGCCAACGCCGACCACCGCCAACTCCAGGTCGCCGACGGCGACGGGCAGACGCACCTGCTGCCGCTCGACCAAGACGGCTCCTACACGTTCACCACCTCGCTGGGAACGAACGTCGTCACCGTGGCCGATGGCTCCGCACGCATGGAATCCTCGGACTGCCCGGGGCACGATTGCATCGACCAAGGCTCCATCGACAACGCCGCCGAGATGATCATCTGCATGCCGCACAAGCTGATCGTGGGCATCGTGGAAGACGAGGAGAACTAACATGACCGAGAGAAGCCTCCGCGTCGCCCGCCTTGCGCTGTTCGCGGCGCTCACCCTGGTGCTGTGCTACGTCGAGTCCACCATCGTGCTGCCGGTGACCATCCCCGGCGTGAAGCTGGGCCTGGCCAACGTGGCGGTGCTCATCGCCCTGTACCTGATGGGACCGCGCTGGGCGCTCGGCATCATGATACTGAAAGTGCTGGTCATCTCCTTCTTCGTAGGGGCGCCCTCCATGATGCTGTACAGCCTGGCCGGCAGCGCGCTCGCCTTCGTCGGCATGCTGGCGGCCTGGAAGCTCGACCTGTTCGGCATCGTGGCCACCAGCGTTCTCTCCGCCATCCTGCACAACGCGGGCCAACTGCTTATGGCGATGGCGCTCATGCACACCACCGCCATCCTCATCAACCTGCCCGTCATGCTCATCGCCGCCTGCGTCATGGGCACGCTCACCGGCTCCGTCGCCGCCGGCGTGCTCAAAGCGTTGCCCGCCATCACGCAAGCAGGCGCTTCGAAGCATCGCTTTCCGGCGAAGCGCCGCGCGTAGGCGCGAAGAAGCCCGCAGCACGGCCGCGGGCTTCGAGGATTGCAGGGATTGCGGAGATGCGCGTTGCGCCAAGCGACGCTACATGCGCGCCTTGATGTGATCGACGCCTTCCTTGACGTTGTCTTTGGCCTCCACGGCGGCCTCCTTGACGGCCTCTCCGGCCTTGCCCAGCGAGTCCTTCACGGACTCCATGAAGTCCTCGGGCTTGTTGTCGCGACGCTGCTCGTGCTGCTGCGCGCGCATGGCGGCCGCGGGGTCACCCGTCTGCTGTGCCACCTGGTGCTCGCTCTTCGCGGCGTCGTCCTCGGCCTTGCGCTCGGCCATGCCGGCCTTCGCCTCGTGATAGGCGTCCTTGACGTTGTTCTTCACGTCGTGGGCGGCATCCTGGGCGGTGTTCTTCACGTTGTGCGCCGCATCCTGCGCCGCGTTCTTCACGTCGTTCGTCGTATCGTTCTGAGCCATGATCGTATTCCTTCCGAATAAAAGTTGGGGTGTCGGGTTACGCTTCGTCGGCTTCGCCGGTTGTCTTGATCAGCAGTTCTTCCGTCTCGGCTTCAGCTCGATCGAAATCGAAGGCGGTGGCAGCCGCCTCGACGGATTCCTTCTCGTTGCCGTCGCCGTCGACGGCTTCCACGTACTGCTCGGCTTCGCGCTTCACTTCGTACTCGATGCGCTCGAGATCTTCAGCCGCCTCGCGATTCAGCTCCTCAGCATCGTCCTTGTCGATGCGGATGTCTTCCTTCGTGGTTGTCTTAACCATGTCGGACTCCTTTCACTTCGTACGGCGCGAAGCACCGTGCATTGCTTGACGTCTTCACCCCTCAATTGTACTGAGGGGGACCCGCGCGCTCGACCACCGCAGCGCTACGATAGCGAAACGGCTGTGCGACAGCGTCCGGGGTTCGCCGTCCTCTAATCCTTCGTACCGTCGTCCGACGCCTCGTCCGACGCGTCCGCTTTCTCGGATTCGTCCTTGCCCGACCCGAACAGGTCGCCGAGCGTCTCCCAGAAGTGGCCGATCAGCACGGGCGTCTCGCGCTTCACGTCGCCGGCGGCCACGCGGCTGTGATGCAGCACGTCGCCGGTCATGTCCTGCACGTGGGCTTTCACGTCGCCGGCGGCCTCGGGGCCGTGACGGAAGATGTCGTCGGTCATATCCTGCGCATGGCGCAGGACTTCGGCAGCCATGTCGGGGCTGCCATCGTCCTCGACGGGAGCCTGTTCAGCCGGCTCCGGAGCGGTGGTGTGTTCTGCCATACGATCCTCTTTCAACGAGATACGGCGCGTACCGAAACGGCAGCGCCTCTTTCTGTATGGTAGAACGGGGATAGGCGCGGTGGGGAAACCGCGCGACAACGGAGCTGCAACGCCTCGATGGCAGGCCCCGAAACGCAGAACGGGGACCCGCAGGTCCCCGTTCGGAATACTATCTGGAAAGAAGGGCTACTTGGCAGCCTCTTCCTCCTTGGCGTCGGCCGTCTCAGCCTTGGCGGCTTCCGCGTTCTCGGCGGCAGCTTCCTCGGCCTTCTCGGCAGCCTCGACGGCGGCTTCCTCGACCTTGGCCTCAACCTTCTCCTCGGCCTTGGCTTCGGCGGTCTCCTCCTTGGGAGCCTCCTCAGCAGCCTCGACCTTCTTCGGAGCAGCCTTCTTCGTCGCCTTCTTGGCGGCGGGCTTCGGCTCTTCCTTCTTCTTCACGGGCTCGGTCACGAGCTCCATGATCACCATAGGAGCGTTGTCGCCCTTGCGGTTGCCAAGCTTCATGATGCGGGTGTAGCCGCCCTGGCGGTCGGCGAACATGCCCTGCTCGACCTTCTCGAAGATCTCGCGCACGAGATCCTTATCGCCCAGAGCCGCGATGGCGAGACGACGAGAATGCAGGTCGCCACGCTTGGCCCACGTGATGATCTTGTCGACGTTCGGACGGATCTCCTTGGCGCGGGACTCGACCGTCTTGATGCGGTCGTTCAGGAACAGGGCGTTCACCAAGCTCTTCTTCATGGCCTTGGTGTGGCTGAAGTCAGTGCCCAGCTTGCGGCCCTTGTAGTTGTGTCGCATGATTCGTATCTCCTATAGCTTCAAATTGAGGTCCATGGAAATGAGCTTGTCCTTCACTTCTTCAATGGACTTCGCACCAAAGTTTCTGATGTTCAGCAGGTCGTTTTCGGAGAACTCAACGAGCTGGCGCACCGAGTGGATGCCGGCACGCTTCAGGCAGTTGTACGAGCGAACGGACAGGTCGAGGTCCTCGATCTGCTTGTCCAGCTCGGCATTGGACTCCTGGCCCTCCGGCGCGAAGATGGACGGAACTTCGCCCTCTTCCTCGTCGACGACGTCGGACAGGCTCAAAAACGCTCCCATGTACTGGTTGATGATGTTGGACGCGCGGCACACGGCCTCGGTCGGCGTGATGCTGCCGTCCGTCTCAACCTCCAGCACGAGCTTGTCGTAGTCGGTGCGCTGACCCACGCGGGTGTCGGTAACGTTGAGCGTGCAACGACGAACCGGCGAGAACAGCGAGTCCACATGGATGACCCCGATAGGATCTTCCGTGCGCTTGTTGCGCTCGGCCGACACGTATCCGCGGCCCACGCCGATGCGAACCGTCATGTCCAGCTGGCCGCCGTCGGCGACCGTGGCGATGACGTGCTCCGGGTTGACCAGCGTGAACTCGGTGGGGATGTCGAGATCGGCACCCGTCACCGTGCAAGGACCCTCCGCCGACACATGTGCCGTGGCTTCCTCGATGTCATCGTTCAACGCGGAGAACACGAGCCCCTTGACGTTCAAGACGATATCGGTGATATCCTCGATGACGCCTTCAGCCGTCGTGAACTCATGCTGCACACCCTCGATCTGGATGGCGGTGGCTTTCGCACCATCCAGCGAGGAGAGCAGAACGCGGCGCATGCAGTTGCCCAACGTGTAGCCGTAACCGCGCTCGAGCGGCTCGACCACGAAACGTGCGACAGTGTCGTTGACTTCTTCCGTTGTTACCGTAGGCCTCATGAACTCTGTCATGTGGGATAAGCCTCCTAACTATGCCGCGATTATTTCGAGTAAAGCTCGACGATGAGCTGCTCGCGAATGTCCAGATCGATCTGATCGCGCTGCGGAAGAGCAAGTACGCTACCCTGAAGTTTCTCGATGTCGACCTCGAGCCATGCAGGCACCTGCACGCGCTCGTTCGAGATGAGCGCGCTCTTGATGACGAGCAGGTCCTTGGCCTTCGGCGCGACGGCCACGAGGTCGCCCGGCTTGACGCGGAACGACGGGATGTCGACGCGGCGGCCGTTCACGGTGATGTGACCGTGACGCACCTGCTGGCGAGCCTCGGCGCGAGACTTCGCGAAGCCGAGACGGTACACGACGTTGTCGAGACGGCTTTCGAGGATGCGCAGCAGGTTCTCACCCGTCACGCCCTTCTGACGACCGGCGAGATCGTAGTAATGACGGAACTGCTTCTCGAGCACACCGTAGATGCGCTTGGTCTTCTGCTTCTCGCGCAGCTGGTTGCGATATTCGCTTTCCTTGATGCGCTTCTTGCCGGCCTCGCCGGGCGCGTAGTTGCGGCGCTCGAGTGCGCACTTCTCCGTGTAGCAGCGATCGCCCTTAAGGAAAAGCTTCGCCCCTTCACGACGGCACAGACGGCAGTCCGCTCCAGTATAACGAGCCATAATTCTTAGATCCTTTCAGTTACACGCGACGACGCTTGCGCGGACGGCAACCGTTGTGCGGAATGGGTGTGCAATCCTGGATGCTGGCGATCTCGAGGCCGGCGGCCTGCAGAGAGCGGATAGCCGTCTCGCGACCCGAACCCGGGCCCTTCACGAACACGGAAACCTTACGCAGGCCATGCTCCATAGCCGTCTTCGCAGCGGCCTCGGCGGCCATCTGCGCAGCGAACGGCGTGGACTTGCGCGAACCCTTGAAACCAACCGTGCCGGCAGACTGCCAGGAGATCACATTACCCTGAGGATCGGTGATGCTCACGATCGTGTTGTTAAACGTAGACTTGATATGCGCAGCGCCGACGGCGATGTTCTTACGCTCAGAGCGCTTAATGCGCGTGCGCACGTTTTTCTTAGCTGCCACTTGAGACTACCTCACTTTTTCTTTCCGCCGATTTGCTTACGAGGACCCTTGCGCGTGCGCGCGTTCGTGTGCGTGCGCTGTCCGCGAACGGGCAGGCCGCGACGATGGCGGAGTCCACGATAGCAACCGATCTCCATGAGGCGCTTCACGTTCTGGGAAACCTCGCGGTGCAGGTCGCCCTCCACCTTGATGTTCGCCTGAATGTAGTCGCGCAGCTTCGTGAGGTCATCCTCCGTGAGATCCTTGACGCGGACGCTGCCGTCAACGCCGGTCTCAGCAAGAATCTGCTTGGAGGTGGTCATGCCAATGCCGTAGATGTAGGTCAAGCCGACTTCAATGCGCTTGTCGCGAGGAAGGTCGACACCAACAAGACGTGCCATAGGTTATATCTCCTCTTTCTTCCTAGCCCTGACGCTGCTTATGGCGCGGGTTCTCGCAGATAACGAGGACCTTGCCATGGCGTCGGATGATTTTGCACTTATCGCACATTTTCTTGACCGAAGGACGTACCTTCATAATCATTTCCTTTCGGTTAATGCGTTCTTATATCTATCGTTACACCCAGCCGCAGGTGATAGCTTTCCTCTTCGTGCCGCTTGCGCACGGCGCAAGCCCCCTCTTTGCACACAAATCCTGCACAGGTTGACACAACCTGCACCTCTTTGCGGTGCTACTTGAACCGGTAGGTGATGCGTCCGCGGTTCAGATCGTAGACGGACAGCTCGACCGTCACTTTGTCGCCCGGCAGGATCTTGATGTAGTGCATGCGCATCTTGCCGGAAATGTGGGCCAATATCTTGTGCCCATTTTCGAGCTCCACCCTAAACATAGCGTTTGGCAGCGCTTCGAGGACGGTCCCCTCGAGCTCGATAACATCTTCTTTGGTCAAAAGTGCTCCTTCAAGCATATCGTCGTTAAGCAGCAACCATAGATGATACCAAAAGTATTCGGTTATGTACACGAGAATTTGAGGACGCAGAATTCCAACAAACCTTCTGGTCCGAATGCTACCTGCTTGCCAGGCGTGCGGTCGTGCCGCGCAGTCCGCGTCGCAGAAACGGGACCGCCAGGTATTCGCGCGAAGCGCAGCCGCCTTGTCGGCTTTGACGCGTTCGATGCGCTCAGAAGCGCTCGCGTCCTTGATGTCATCCTATTCTAGGCTATTCCGCCGAAGGGTCAAGAGCGATTTTGCAACGTTTGCGCAACGCGCGTGTCGGCGTACAGGACGTTCTTGCCGCGAACGCTTATCCGATCAGACGTTTCAACGTTGATTCGATATCATCGTCAAGGCATATCGACCTTTCTGCGATTTCGGGAGGCGCATACGTCTCGCCAAGGTTCAGGCAAGCGTACGTGGCGTTTTCGTTACGCTCCGCCATGCGCCAAAACGGGTACTTGATCCAAACAGGGGTGTTCATCCCCACGCCAAGCTCCAGAAGCAGAACGCGCATGCCCTCATGGCGACGGAGGTAATCGTCGTAGCGGTCCTTCGCCCGATACCAGCCCTCGTCTTGCACGAACGAGCCGTCGACGCGCAGGTTCATGGTCATGAGCCTGCCGCATCTCGGGCAACGGGGCACCAGCCCGGAGGGTATCCTCATGTTCTCCTGTTCGGAAACCATGCGGCGCACGGCAGCCTCGTTATCGTACGTTTCGCTATGGCACGGCGCGGAGCATTGCCACAAGCCGTAGTCGCCCTGCATATAGAACAGGCGCTTCTTGTCGAACCCTGCGGATTGGAACTGGTGGTCGACGTTGGTCGTCAGCACGAAATAGTCTTTGTCCCGCACGAGTCGCAGCACATCGTCGTAGACGGGCTTGGGGGCAGGCACGTACCGGTTGTAGTAGATATGCCGACTCCACCATGCCCACCGTTCTTCCAGCGAGCTGAAAGGCCAGAATCCTCCCGTGTAGAGATCCGGGATGCCGTACGCGTCGATGAAGTCGGAGAAGAACCGCTCGAAGCGCGCCCCGGAATAGGTGAAGCCGGCAGCGGTCGAAAGCCCTGATCCGGCACCGATCAGTACAGCGTCCGCCCTATCGAGCGCCGCCCGTAGGCCGTCGACGCTACCGGAGCAATCCCTCGTAGACCTCCCTGTCGATGTCTTTGAAAACATTGATGACCGCCTTCTTCACGCTGGTTCGGGTTGCCAGGAATTCTTCCACCGTCGATACGGCCCCTCGTGCTGCCGATCGCAGACGCGACCGGCAGCACGAGGGGCTGCGTCCTTGCCTATCGGAGATTAGAACTCGTACGGAGGATTGCCGGAGAAGTCGGCAATGGAACCATGGGGGTTGTCCAGATAGAACACGGTGAAGATCGGGTTCTCGGCAGTCTCGTACTGGCCTTTCACGATCGGGTTGGCAATGCACATCTCCTTGACGGCCATGTCGTCGGAGAAGACGGCCGTGCCGTGCAGGCGGATCCATGCGTAATCGGGAGAGGAGACGCTGATCTCGATTTCGGGATTCTCCTGCATGTCCTTGTAGACATCTTTGGTGATGTTGGTGTCGAACCACAGTTTGCCGTCCTTCTCGCCCGCGAACATGAAGGGGCGGCACTTCGCCTTTCCGTCACGGCCGACGGTGGCCAGGTACTGGACCGGATTCGCAGTAAGGAACTCGACTACGTTCTTCATGATGATGATCCTCCTATAAGGTATCGGCTATTTGTAACCGTCTTGGTTACAAGTTGTATAGTAAGGTCGCTTAGTTGTAATGTCAATGGTTACAATGAAATTTGGCAAAAGAGAAGGGGCTCAAGCCCCTTTCCCGCGATCGTCGCTCTGACGCTATTCGTCGATGCACGTTCGGACATCACGCATTACGTCCTCGAGCGTGATTCCGGCAAGCTCGTCCTCCATCGCCTTCTGAACCCGGTCGAGCTTGTCGTCCAAAACGCAATGGATGCTCCGCCCCACCGGACAAGCGGCATTCGGGTTGTCGTGGAAATGGAACAGCTTGTCGTCCCCGATGCACTCGACTGCGTGGTAGATGTCGAGAAACGTGATGTCCGCCAGGGGCTTCGCGATGGTCGCGCCCCCGCGGCCGCGTGCCACGTCGATGAGGCCCGCCGCCTTCAGCTGCAGCAATATCTTGCGCACGATGACGGGGTTCACGTTAGTGCTGCCGGCGAGGAAGTCGCTCGTGACCTTCCTGTCGTCGTGAAACGTATCGATACAGGCGAAGATGTGGACCGCCAAGGTGAACCTGCTGGATATCTGCATAGAGGAAGCTCCTCTCTTCGTTATCGGGCCTGCGCGGCTCTCACACTATAGGATATCATCGCTGTAATGTCGATAGCTACAACCGTTCGCGCCCGGAAGCCAGCGGGTTACCTTCCTGATCTTCGAGCAGCGAGGCCAGCTTGCGGTACGAGACGATGGCCACGATGGAGTTCGCCAGCGCCTTGAACACGTTGAACGGCAGCAGCGCCGGCAGTACCAACGCGGCCACCTGCTCGTAGGCGGCGCCCATGTACAGCGGCGTCACGACGAAGTTCAGGCAGATGGAGACCGCCGAGGACACCACCACTCCGGCGGCGCACCCCAGCACCGCATGCAGCAGGCAGGGCTTGCGGCGGTACACCGTGCCCACCACGAGGATGAGCGACACAGTGGCCATGATGTTCATAAACGCGCCCAGCGGGTCGGTGACGAGGTGCGGAATCCAGGAGGCCACGGCCACGCCCACGCCGATCCACGACCCGTACAGGATGGTGGCCAAAAGCGACACGATGCCCGACGGGTCGTACTTCAGCCACTCGGCACCCGGGACCACGGGCAGCTCGACGAAGCTGAGCACCATCGCCATGAGGATGAGCAGCACGATGGCGGCAACTTGTTTGGGCGAGCGCTCCCGCCATCCGTACGGCAAACCGTCCATGAACCGCCTCCTTGATCTCTCTGGTCCATTATACGCAAGCGGGACGGCGAAGGGCGCCTCGCATCGCCCGGCACCGCACGGCGCGAAACGTCTGCGGCAACGGCGAAGCGAGCCGGTTCGCAGGACGACCGGCTCGCTTCGCGGAGGGGAACGGAACGCGGGGACGCTACGCCGTCTTGGCAGCCGAAACGGCGGCCTCGACGTACCCGGCGGTGTCGACGAGCGTGGCGCCCGAAACCGCGTCGGGGCCCTTGGCCTTCACGTCGGCGATCTTCTGACCGGCGATGAACGCCTCGATGGCGGACATGGATCCAAGCCACGGCGTGGTGGCCTGCGCCTTCTCCTTCATCATGGCGCTGTACACGTCGGAGTTCACCGACTTGGACATGAGCACCACGCCCTCGGCGTAGCCGTCGGCGAACCCGGCGTCGGAGTTCGGCACGGGCACGAGGCCGTCGGTGGCCGCGTCGCTGAACTGGAACTCGTCGATGCTCGCAGCCACCAGCACGTCGCCCTGCACGAGCGAGACGGCCTCGGCGAACGCCTTGTCGCCGTGCGCCGCCGCGTTGACGCGGCCCAGCTTGAGGTCGGAGCCGTCGCCGGCGTACGTGCCGGTCGTCACGATGTCGCCGCTTTGGGCCACGTCGGACACGAGCTTGAGGTAGTTGGGAGCGTCGACGAGGGTGGCGCCCGACACCGCGTCGAGGTTCGTCTTCGTCAGATCGGCGGCCTTCTTGCCCGCGCAGTAGCCCTCGATAGCCTTCATCGACGTGAGCCACGGCGTGGTGGCCTGCGCCTTCTCCTTCATGATGGCCGAGTACGCATCGTTGTTCTGCGTCTTCGACATGAGCACCTGGCCCTCGGCGTAGCCGGCCGCGAACCCGGCGTCCGAGTTCGGGACGGGCGTGATGCCCGCCGAGTCGGCCGCCATGAACTGGTAGTCGTCCACGCTGGCGGCGAGGATGGTTCCGTCCTCGGCCGTGGCGACGACCACGCTGGTGAAGCACTTGTCGCCGTGCGCTGCGCCATAGCCGCGATGAAGCGTGACCGTCTTGGCGGCGTCGCCCGCGTCGGCGGCGGCCGTCGCGCCGTCGGTTTTGGCTGCGGCGTTTCCACCCGCGCACGAGCTGAGCACGCCGGCGCCCGCCGCGCCCAGCGCGACCACGATGCTACCCTTGAAGAAATCACGACGAGTGACCTGCAGTTCCATAAGAGCCTCCCTTTGGTATCCCTGGACAACGGGGCCACCATACGGGCTATCGGGAACCGAATCCATCGTCAAAACGAGGGAACTTGGCTTTTACCTGGTGTTTTCCTTCTAAACGAAAAGGGGGAGAACGGTTAAACGCCCTCGTCGCCCCGATCGCCCTCGCCGTCGAGCAGCTTGAACAGCTCCTCGCGCGACGAGACGTCGAGCTTGCGGTAGATGTTCTTGCGATGGCTGCGCACCGTGGATTCCGCCACCGTCAGCTCATCGGCCACGAAGCTCGACGTGTGGCCGCGGCCCAGCAGCAGTAAGATCTCGGCCTCGCGCGCGGTGAGGTGGTACGCCTCCGACAGCTCGGCGCAGCGGCGGACGTAGCCCTCCTGAGCGTCGAGGGCGCTCGACTCCACGGCATCGATGCCCTCGAGCATCACGCGCCACAACCGCGAGCTGGGCGTGACCATGAGCACCACGGCCATCGCCACGAACAGCACGATGAGCACCTGGTATTGGTAGGCGCCCAGCACGCCCGAGTCCATGCTGGCGTCCGACAGCAGGCACACCAGGCAGCCGACGATGATCATGATGCCCGCGGCCGGCAGGGCGAGCGAGCGCATGCGCCCCGCCATGGTGACGAGCATCGCCGACATCACGAGCGCGTAGACGGCGCAGAACGCGAGCGAGCCCACCACCATCACCGCGCGCTGCAGCGGCGGATCGACGAACGTCGTGGCCGCGAACGCCGCGAAGGCGACGAGCGGCAGGAAGAAACGGTACGAGAAGTTGATGAGCGCCTGGTCGGATTTCATGCGCATGAGCGGCACCATGATCGCCATCGCCAGCACACCCGCCAGCGCGAGCGGGGCCACGCCCCAGTCCATCGCCTGCGCCAGGCTGTTGTCGGCCACGAACAGCAGCAGCATGGCGAACGGCATCACCGCGAAGAACAGGGCGCGGGCGAGCGGCGTTTTGAAGTCCCCCGTCCCCTCCACCACGGACACGTCGAGATGGCCGAACACGTCCCACCAGTTCACGCCCGTTTGCGCCGATCGCTCGTCCTCGCGCTCGGAGCGGAAGAACAGCCGTGCGCAACCCGCGACGGACAGCGCCGCCGCCACGCTGAGCACGATGCGCGCCGGCGTCGCCCCCAGAAGCGGCAGCAGGGCGGCGCTTGCGAACAGGGCGCAG is a genomic window containing:
- a CDS encoding NusG domain II-containing protein codes for the protein MKHPASARPRKTGIIFIAAVLAASLLAWGGIQLAVAANADHRQLQVADGDGQTHLLPLDQDGSYTFTTSLGTNVVTVADGSARMESSDCPGHDCIDQGSIDNAAEMIICMPHKLIVGIVEDEEN
- a CDS encoding Gx transporter family protein, whose protein sequence is MTERSLRVARLALFAALTLVLCYVESTIVLPVTIPGVKLGLANVAVLIALYLMGPRWALGIMILKVLVISFFVGAPSMMLYSLAGSALAFVGMLAAWKLDLFGIVATSVLSAILHNAGQLLMAMALMHTTAILINLPVMLIAACVMGTLTGSVAAGVLKALPAITQAGASKHRFPAKRRA
- a CDS encoding BAG1 BAG family molecular chaperone regulator 1, encoding MVKTTTKEDIRIDKDDAEELNREAAEDLERIEYEVKREAEQYVEAVDGDGNEKESVEAAATAFDFDRAEAETEELLIKTTGEADEA
- the rplQ gene encoding 50S ribosomal protein L17, coding for MRHNYKGRKLGTDFSHTKAMKKSLVNALFLNDRIKTVESRAKEIRPNVDKIITWAKRGDLHSRRLAIAALGDKDLVREIFEKVEQGMFADRQGGYTRIMKLGNRKGDNAPMVIMELVTEPVKKKEEPKPAAKKATKKAAPKKVEAAEEAPKEETAEAKAEEKVEAKVEEAAVEAAEKAEEAAAENAEAAKAETADAKEEEAAK
- a CDS encoding DNA-directed RNA polymerase subunit alpha, with protein sequence MTEFMRPTVTTEEVNDTVARFVVEPLERGYGYTLGNCMRRVLLSSLDGAKATAIQIEGVQHEFTTAEGVIEDITDIVLNVKGLVFSALNDDIEEATAHVSAEGPCTVTGADLDIPTEFTLVNPEHVIATVADGGQLDMTVRIGVGRGYVSAERNKRTEDPIGVIHVDSLFSPVRRCTLNVTDTRVGQRTDYDKLVLEVETDGSITPTEAVCRASNIINQYMGAFLSLSDVVDEEEGEVPSIFAPEGQESNAELDKQIEDLDLSVRSYNCLKRAGIHSVRQLVEFSENDLLNIRNFGAKSIEEVKDKLISMDLNLKL
- the rpsD gene encoding 30S ribosomal protein S4; this encodes MARYTGADCRLCRREGAKLFLKGDRCYTEKCALERRNYAPGEAGKKRIKESEYRNQLREKQKTKRIYGVLEKQFRHYYDLAGRQKGVTGENLLRILESRLDNVVYRLGFAKSRAEARQQVRHGHITVNGRRVDIPSFRVKPGDLVAVAPKAKDLLVIKSALISNERVQVPAWLEVDIEKLQGSVLALPQRDQIDLDIREQLIVELYSK
- the rpsK gene encoding 30S ribosomal protein S11: MAAKKNVRTRIKRSERKNIAVGAAHIKSTFNNTIVSITDPQGNVISWQSAGTVGFKGSRKSTPFAAQMAAEAAAKTAMEHGLRKVSVFVKGPGSGRETAIRSLQAAGLEIASIQDCTPIPHNGCRPRKRRRV
- the rpsM gene encoding 30S ribosomal protein S13, producing the protein MARLVGVDLPRDKRIEVGLTYIYGIGMTTSKQILAETGVDGSVRVKDLTEDDLTKLRDYIQANIKVEGDLHREVSQNVKRLMEIGCYRGLRHRRGLPVRGQRTHTNARTRKGPRKQIGGKKK
- the rpmJ gene encoding 50S ribosomal protein L36, whose amino-acid sequence is MKVRPSVKKMCDKCKIIRRHGKVLVICENPRHKQRQG
- the infA gene encoding translation initiation factor IF-1, coding for MTKEDVIELEGTVLEALPNAMFRVELENGHKILAHISGKMRMHYIKILPGDKVTVELSVYDLNRGRITYRFK
- a CDS encoding SIR2 family NAD-dependent protein deacylase, translated to MFSKTSTGRSTRDCSGSVDGLRAALDRADAVLIGAGSGLSTAAGFTYSGARFERFFSDFIDAYGIPDLYTGGFWPFSSLEERWAWWSRHIYYNRYVPAPKPVYDDVLRLVRDKDYFVLTTNVDHQFQSAGFDKKRLFYMQGDYGLWQCSAPCHSETYDNEAAVRRMVSEQENMRIPSGLVPRCPRCGRLMTMNLRVDGSFVQDEGWYRAKDRYDDYLRRHEGMRVLLLELGVGMNTPVWIKYPFWRMAERNENATYACLNLGETYAPPEIAERSICLDDDIESTLKRLIG
- a CDS encoding pyridoxamine 5'-phosphate oxidase family protein, whose translation is MKNVVEFLTANPVQYLATVGRDGKAKCRPFMFAGEKDGKLWFDTNITKDVYKDMQENPEIEISVSSPDYAWIRLHGTAVFSDDMAVKEMCIANPIVKGQYETAENPIFTVFYLDNPHGSIADFSGNPPYEF
- a CDS encoding Rrf2 family transcriptional regulator, which encodes MQISSRFTLAVHIFACIDTFHDDRKVTSDFLAGSTNVNPVIVRKILLQLKAAGLIDVARGRGGATIAKPLADITFLDIYHAVECIGDDKLFHFHDNPNAACPVGRSIHCVLDDKLDRVQKAMEDELAGITLEDVMRDVRTCIDE
- a CDS encoding ECF transporter S component translates to MDGLPYGWRERSPKQVAAIVLLILMAMVLSFVELPVVPGAEWLKYDPSGIVSLLATILYGSWIGVGVAVASWIPHLVTDPLGAFMNIMATVSLILVVGTVYRRKPCLLHAVLGCAAGVVVSSAVSICLNFVVTPLYMGAAYEQVAALVLPALLPFNVFKALANSIVAIVSYRKLASLLEDQEGNPLASGRERL
- a CDS encoding TAT pathway signal sequence; translated protein: MELQVTRRDFFKGSIVVALGAAGAGVLSSCAGGNAAAKTDGATAAADAGDAAKTVTLHRGYGAAHGDKCFTSVVVATAEDGTILAASVDDYQFMAADSAGITPVPNSDAGFAAGYAEGQVLMSKTQNNDAYSAIMKEKAQATTPWLTSMKAIEGYCAGKKAADLTKTNLDAVSGATLVDAPNYLKLVSDVAQSGDIVTTGTYAGDGSDLKLGRVNAAAHGDKAFAEAVSLVQGDVLVAASIDEFQFSDAATDGLVPVPNSDAGFADGYAEGVVLMSKSVNSDVYSAMMKEKAQATTPWLGSMSAIEAFIAGQKIADVKAKGPDAVSGATLVDTAGYVEAAVSAAKTA
- a CDS encoding helix-turn-helix transcriptional regulator; this translates as MARPEQRGIGIIQRFDAFDTLAFFAFCMSVPLFLPVLELWHGMTAPVSASWSFLPSVPFASAMSLAAMFTALAFLFICLLKTAHARVSRTIMLVALVCYAVGYALLDLWSFGMLDGSLVEAGCGLMMGFGAAVMCLVWVSRLHVLEFRRALMVTWVAGCALFASAALLPLLGATPARIVLSVAAALSVAGCARLFFRSEREDERSAQTGVNWWDVFGHLDVSVVEGTGDFKTPLARALFFAVMPFAMLLLFVADNSLAQAMDWGVAPLALAGVLAMAIMVPLMRMKSDQALINFSYRFFLPLVAFAAFAATTFVDPPLQRAVMVVGSLAFCAVYALVMSAMLVTMAGRMRSLALPAAGIMIIVGCLVCLLSDASMDSGVLGAYQYQVLIVLFVAMAVVLMVTPSSRLWRVMLEGIDAVESSALDAQEGYVRRCAELSEAYHLTAREAEILLLLGRGHTSSFVADELTVAESTVRSHRKNIYRKLDVSSREELFKLLDGEGDRGDEGV